The Candidatus Koribacter versatilis Ellin345 genome has a segment encoding these proteins:
- a CDS encoding class I SAM-dependent methyltransferase, giving the protein MRQSDEVLRNLLPNPTDSGTVLDCAAGMGTQAIGLAKLGFTVEGCDGSEASINQARRDADRMKLPIVFRTDDVRRLENAPENYYGVAMAMDNVLPHLGSLIDIRMAVVAMFSRLRPGGVMITGIRDYDPILAERPTVMAPRFSGNGTGRRIFHEVWDWQDDRRYVCHIYITNEIQHHWEVRHFTGEYCAILKCELADLFREAGCEHVEILLPEQTGYHHPLIRGLKPSA; this is encoded by the coding sequence ATGCGCCAGTCTGACGAAGTCCTACGCAATCTGCTCCCTAATCCCACCGACAGTGGGACGGTGCTGGACTGCGCCGCGGGAATGGGCACGCAGGCCATCGGCCTCGCCAAGCTGGGCTTCACCGTAGAAGGTTGCGACGGCTCTGAGGCTTCTATTAACCAGGCCCGGCGCGACGCTGACCGGATGAAGCTTCCAATCGTCTTCCGTACCGACGATGTGCGCCGTTTAGAGAACGCGCCGGAGAATTACTACGGTGTGGCGATGGCCATGGATAACGTGCTGCCGCACCTTGGCAGCTTGATCGACATCCGCATGGCAGTGGTGGCGATGTTCAGCCGCTTGCGACCCGGCGGCGTGATGATTACGGGTATCCGCGATTACGACCCGATCCTCGCCGAGCGACCTACGGTTATGGCGCCACGTTTCTCGGGCAATGGCACCGGGCGCCGCATCTTCCATGAAGTTTGGGACTGGCAGGACGATCGCCGTTACGTGTGCCACATCTACATCACCAACGAGATCCAGCACCACTGGGAAGTGCGCCACTTCACCGGCGAATATTGCGCCATCCTCAAGTGCGAGCTCGCCGACCTCTTCCGCGAGGCCGGCTGTGAGCACGTCGAAATTCTGCTGCCTGAGCAGACCGGCTACCACCATCCGTTGATTCGCGGTCTAAAGCCCTCCGCCTGA
- the fdh gene encoding formate dehydrogenase, with protein MRGEVLLRDLLSRWPVVRQIQNRDWKATGETAMSGQTRDLRARNVGAEVTRSICPYCGVGCGQLVFHKDNELINIEGDPDSPISRGRLCPKGAATYQLHTVDSRLLKVRYRRPYGADWEDLDLETAMDMVADRLWESRERSFVEKQDGEWVMQTKAIGHLGGATLDNEENYLIKKLFAGGLGMVCVSNQARIUHSSTVPGLGTSFGRGGATTAQQDLANADAILIMGSNMAENHPVGFQWVIEARERGGKIIHVDPRFTRTSAMADVWVPFRAGSDILFLGGLINYAITHDKIFRDYVVHYTNAPVILRDDLKDTEENDGVWSGWDEQAKKYNPETWAYAGSPKKDAGGAAPGHQEASGGHGKDRGGEASTTSQYHADYTLEHPRCVYQVMKRHFARYTPEFVEEHCGVPRDQFLKVAETFCNASGPDKTAAICYAVGFTQHSKGVQIIRTAAILQLLLGNIGRPGGGILALRGHASIQGSTDIPTLYDILPGYLPMPFFEKDANDFASYNKKHRSETGVWSNFPKFSTSLLKAWYGEHATNENDYCFDLLPRVTGDHSHFGYWLDMQDGKMEGLFIMGQNPAVGASNGQVERTAMSKLKWLVVRDMSEIESATWWKRGPEIASGKLKTEEIGTEIFLFPAAGTAEKAGCFTNTQRLVQYREQAIEPAGDIRSELWFMYHLGRRLKAKAEGKPGKKYEALNKLTWDYYTHGAQAEPSADQVLQEINGRHIDTGKFVARYQELKDDGSTASGCWIYAGVHPDERTNQANARAATNYLGHGWGFAWPSDIRILYNRASARPDGKPWSERKKLVWWDDEKQEWTGIDQPDFDKKKRPDYKPGPGVKGIDGIPGDKPFMLHPDGMGWIWVPSGLKDGPLPTHYEPLESQFRNPLYPGKHDSNPPADKKIRPDNPYSKFGDDRYPFALTTYRLTEHHTAGGMSRTLSYLAELQPELFCEVSPELAAERGLRHGDFATITTPRATVEARVLVTRRMRPLWVEGRTIHQIGLPYHWGYEGLVKGDVTNDLLAISEEPNVRIMETKALICDIEPGRRPRGEAAPEYVREKAEQPA; from the coding sequence TTGAGGGGTGAAGTCTTGCTTAGGGATCTGCTCTCGCGCTGGCCGGTGGTACGACAGATTCAAAACAGAGATTGGAAGGCAACGGGCGAAACCGCGATGAGCGGACAAACCCGCGACTTGCGGGCTCGTAACGTTGGCGCCGAAGTCACGCGCTCGATCTGCCCGTATTGCGGCGTTGGCTGTGGTCAACTCGTCTTCCACAAAGACAACGAGCTGATCAACATTGAGGGCGATCCCGATTCGCCGATCTCGCGCGGACGGCTCTGTCCAAAAGGCGCTGCAACGTACCAGCTACACACCGTGGATTCGCGCCTACTCAAAGTAAGGTATCGCCGACCCTACGGCGCCGACTGGGAAGACCTTGATCTCGAAACCGCAATGGACATGGTTGCCGATCGCCTGTGGGAATCGCGCGAGCGGTCGTTCGTCGAGAAGCAGGACGGCGAATGGGTGATGCAGACGAAAGCCATCGGGCATCTCGGCGGCGCAACGCTGGATAACGAAGAGAACTACCTGATCAAAAAACTCTTCGCCGGAGGTCTGGGCATGGTTTGCGTGAGCAACCAGGCCCGTATATGACACAGCAGCACGGTGCCCGGTCTGGGCACCTCTTTTGGACGCGGCGGCGCCACCACCGCGCAGCAAGACCTCGCGAATGCGGACGCCATATTGATCATGGGATCGAACATGGCGGAGAACCATCCTGTTGGCTTCCAGTGGGTGATTGAAGCCCGCGAGCGCGGAGGCAAGATCATCCACGTTGATCCGCGCTTCACCCGCACCTCTGCGATGGCAGACGTGTGGGTGCCGTTCCGCGCCGGCAGCGACATCCTCTTTCTCGGCGGACTGATTAACTACGCCATCACCCACGACAAGATCTTCCGCGACTATGTGGTGCATTACACAAATGCTCCGGTGATCCTGCGCGACGACCTCAAGGACACCGAAGAAAACGACGGTGTCTGGTCGGGCTGGGACGAGCAAGCCAAGAAATACAACCCGGAAACCTGGGCCTACGCGGGTTCTCCTAAGAAAGATGCTGGCGGGGCCGCACCGGGACATCAGGAAGCAAGCGGCGGTCACGGCAAAGACCGCGGCGGCGAAGCAAGTACGACCTCGCAGTATCACGCCGATTACACTCTCGAGCATCCGCGCTGCGTGTATCAAGTAATGAAGCGCCATTTCGCGCGCTACACGCCGGAGTTTGTCGAAGAACACTGCGGGGTTCCGCGCGATCAGTTCCTTAAAGTTGCGGAGACATTCTGCAATGCGTCGGGTCCCGACAAGACGGCCGCCATCTGCTATGCCGTCGGATTCACCCAGCACTCCAAGGGCGTGCAGATCATCCGCACCGCGGCGATCCTGCAACTGCTACTTGGGAACATCGGTCGTCCTGGCGGCGGAATCCTCGCGTTGCGAGGGCATGCTTCCATCCAAGGCTCAACCGATATCCCCACACTTTACGACATTCTTCCCGGCTACCTGCCGATGCCGTTCTTCGAGAAGGACGCTAACGATTTCGCCAGCTACAACAAGAAGCACCGCAGTGAAACCGGCGTCTGGAGCAACTTCCCGAAGTTCAGCACTAGCCTGCTCAAAGCCTGGTACGGCGAACACGCCACGAACGAGAACGACTACTGCTTCGATTTGTTGCCGCGCGTAACGGGCGACCACTCGCACTTCGGCTACTGGCTCGATATGCAGGACGGCAAGATGGAAGGGCTCTTCATCATGGGCCAGAACCCCGCGGTCGGCGCATCGAATGGTCAGGTTGAGCGCACGGCGATGTCGAAGCTGAAGTGGCTCGTCGTTCGCGACATGAGTGAGATCGAGAGCGCGACGTGGTGGAAGCGCGGGCCGGAAATCGCTAGCGGCAAGTTGAAGACCGAAGAAATCGGTACCGAGATTTTCCTCTTCCCTGCCGCCGGGACCGCGGAAAAAGCCGGATGTTTCACCAACACCCAACGCCTCGTCCAATACCGCGAGCAAGCCATCGAGCCTGCCGGTGATATCCGGAGCGAGCTCTGGTTCATGTATCACCTCGGACGCCGCCTTAAAGCAAAGGCCGAGGGTAAACCAGGCAAAAAGTACGAGGCTCTCAACAAACTCACCTGGGACTACTACACTCACGGCGCGCAAGCCGAACCCAGCGCCGACCAAGTGCTACAGGAAATCAATGGGCGCCATATAGATACTGGCAAGTTCGTTGCGCGGTACCAGGAGTTAAAGGACGACGGTTCGACCGCCAGCGGATGCTGGATCTATGCCGGCGTTCATCCGGACGAGCGCACGAACCAGGCGAATGCTCGCGCCGCGACCAACTACCTCGGCCATGGCTGGGGCTTCGCGTGGCCGAGCGATATCCGCATTCTGTACAACCGCGCCTCGGCGCGACCCGACGGTAAACCGTGGAGCGAGCGCAAGAAACTCGTCTGGTGGGACGACGAAAAGCAGGAGTGGACGGGCATTGATCAGCCCGACTTCGACAAGAAGAAACGGCCCGACTACAAGCCAGGTCCTGGAGTTAAAGGAATAGATGGAATTCCAGGCGATAAACCATTCATGCTACATCCAGATGGCATGGGCTGGATTTGGGTGCCAAGCGGTCTGAAAGACGGTCCGCTTCCCACCCACTATGAGCCGCTGGAGTCGCAATTCCGTAACCCGCTGTATCCCGGAAAGCACGATTCCAATCCGCCGGCGGACAAGAAGATCCGCCCCGACAATCCTTACTCCAAATTTGGCGACGATCGCTATCCTTTCGCGCTCACGACGTACCGCCTGACCGAGCACCACACTGCGGGTGGCATGTCCCGTACGCTGTCGTACCTTGCCGAACTGCAGCCTGAGTTGTTCTGCGAAGTGTCGCCCGAACTCGCGGCGGAACGCGGCCTGCGTCACGGTGATTTCGCGACGATCACCACGCCGCGTGCTACCGTCGAGGCCCGCGTGCTCGTGACGCGACGTATGCGGCCGCTGTGGGTGGAAGGCCGCACCATTCACCAGATCGGTCTTCCCTATCACTGGGGCTACGAAGGCCTCGTGAAAGGCGACGTGACCAACGATCTGCTGGCGATCAGCGAAGAGCCGAACGTGCGCATCATGGAAACCAAAGCTTTAATCTGCGACATCGAACCCGGACGACGACCGCGCGGTGAAGCGGCGCCGGAATATGTTCGGGAGAAAGCCGAGCAGCCCGCATGA
- a CDS encoding 4Fe-4S dicluster domain-containing protein, whose protein sequence is MSQVTAFLTDSTLCIGCKACEVACKEWNQVEADGYDWSGFSYDNTGHLGHSTWRHVSFVEHAPEPGVGGNDADLASWGFESDVCKHCENAGCLEACPTGALTRTEFGGVYLQSDVCNGCSYCVVSCPFGVVQKNVKDGRAFKCTFCYDRQKEGLQPACAKTCPTESIKFGPIEEMELIAQERIKELNSRGMDDVHYYNPTHTSVGGTHAAFIVRGDPKQYNLPPNPEVPTQYLKDGWTGAAIGAGILLAGSIFAFLGTKR, encoded by the coding sequence ATGAGCCAAGTCACTGCGTTTCTCACCGACTCCACGTTGTGTATCGGCTGCAAGGCCTGCGAAGTCGCCTGCAAAGAATGGAACCAGGTTGAGGCCGACGGCTACGACTGGAGCGGCTTCTCCTACGACAACACTGGCCACCTTGGCCATTCCACCTGGCGGCACGTGTCGTTTGTCGAACACGCGCCAGAGCCGGGCGTCGGCGGCAACGATGCCGATCTCGCCTCGTGGGGCTTCGAATCCGACGTCTGCAAGCACTGCGAGAATGCCGGCTGCCTGGAGGCGTGCCCGACCGGTGCGCTCACGCGTACCGAATTCGGCGGCGTTTATCTTCAATCCGACGTCTGCAATGGCTGCTCGTACTGTGTGGTCTCCTGCCCATTCGGCGTAGTGCAGAAGAACGTGAAAGACGGCCGCGCGTTCAAGTGCACATTCTGTTACGACCGCCAGAAAGAAGGTCTGCAGCCCGCGTGCGCGAAAACCTGCCCAACCGAGTCGATCAAGTTCGGGCCGATCGAAGAGATGGAATTGATCGCGCAGGAACGCATTAAGGAATTGAACTCGCGCGGCATGGACGACGTGCATTATTACAACCCCACTCACACCAGCGTGGGCGGAACTCATGCGGCATTCATCGTGCGCGGCGATCCGAAGCAATATAATTTGCCGCCGAATCCCGAGGTGCCTACGCAATATTTGAAAGACGGATGGACAGGCGCCGCTATCGGCGCAGGCATTCTGCTCGCGGGTTCCATCTTTGCGTTCCTGGGGACAAAGCGATGA
- the nrfD gene encoding NrfD/PsrC family molybdoenzyme membrane anchor subunit, producing MTDHKPLVSIDSINRRERRLEEIRAEAERHRQVQGFGVRPEGAPFPIASPEAGYYGIPLLKEPQWTWEIPLYFFVGGIAGASAIIGAAAHWSGKDLRISRDCRYLAAGGAMLSSALLISDLGRPERFLNMLRVFKPQSPMSVGAWVLAAFGSFAGASAFAQWLADFTEIRGIQVVGDAAEGFACLFGLPLATYTGVLLGATAIPVWNEHVTTLPIHFGMSGLNSAVGALELLGHDRSPALQALGLLAATVESAEGIRLETNTDRVAEPVKHGSSGWIIRAGGMLSGPIPLGLRLASLFVSREKRRRMRRMAAASSLAGSLITRYAWVHAGHISARDWRLPLEIDAPLEQPQLSRSDVPQSKTVAQPPKKAAGD from the coding sequence ATGACCGACCACAAGCCGCTCGTCAGCATCGACAGCATTAACCGTCGCGAGCGCCGTCTCGAAGAAATTCGCGCCGAAGCCGAACGGCACCGGCAGGTCCAAGGATTCGGCGTACGGCCCGAGGGCGCGCCGTTCCCCATCGCGTCGCCCGAGGCCGGCTACTACGGCATCCCACTGCTCAAGGAACCGCAGTGGACGTGGGAGATCCCGTTGTATTTCTTCGTCGGCGGGATCGCGGGAGCCTCAGCCATCATCGGAGCCGCAGCGCACTGGAGCGGCAAAGACCTGCGCATTTCGCGTGACTGCCGATATCTCGCAGCGGGTGGAGCGATGCTCTCGAGCGCATTGCTCATCTCGGATCTCGGTCGTCCGGAGCGCTTCCTCAATATGCTGCGAGTGTTCAAGCCGCAGAGCCCGATGTCCGTGGGCGCGTGGGTGCTGGCTGCGTTTGGTTCGTTCGCTGGAGCTTCGGCCTTTGCACAGTGGCTCGCCGACTTCACCGAGATCCGCGGCATTCAGGTCGTCGGAGATGCTGCCGAGGGATTTGCCTGCCTCTTCGGCCTACCGCTTGCCACCTATACGGGAGTGCTGCTCGGAGCCACCGCGATTCCAGTGTGGAACGAGCATGTCACCACGCTGCCAATCCACTTTGGTATGAGCGGGCTGAACTCCGCTGTCGGAGCGTTGGAACTGCTCGGTCATGATCGCAGCCCCGCGCTCCAAGCTTTAGGACTACTCGCTGCGACCGTCGAATCTGCGGAAGGCATTCGTTTGGAGACCAATACCGATCGTGTGGCCGAGCCGGTGAAACACGGTTCCAGCGGTTGGATCATCCGCGCAGGCGGCATGCTCTCCGGACCGATCCCGCTGGGACTGCGCCTCGCCTCGTTGTTCGTCAGCCGCGAAAAACGCCGCCGCATGAGACGTATGGCCGCAGCGTCAAGCCTCGCCGGTTCGCTGATCACACGCTACGCATGGGTGCATGCGGGACATATTTCCGCACGCGATTGGCGGTTGCCTCTGGAAATTGACGCGCCCTTGGAGCAACCACAATTGTCGCGAAGCGATGTGCCGCAATCCAAGACCGTCGCACAGCCTCCGAAGAAAGCGGCCGGAGATTAG
- a CDS encoding amidase: protein MSNRRDFLKMGAGVAAAATMATSAFGPSQGNAPGRELEEITVAELQEGLRSGKWTSVSLTQSYLERVHALDSSGPKLNSVIEINPDAEQIAAHADADRKGGKVHSALHGIPVLIKDNIATADKMQTTAGSLAMVGAGAPGNKDAFVAAQLRRAGAVLLGKTNLSEWANLRSSHSTSGWSGRGGQTHCPYALDRNPSGSSSGSGAAVSASLCAVAIGTETDGSVVSPSCSNGLVGIKPTVGLVSRSRIIPISHTQDTAGPMARCVGDAAALLTLMAGADPEDEATKASEGHIAPDYTKFLDANGLRGMRLGVVAKFTNIAPPVDKLFRDAVTALKTAGAEVVEALELESWGKWDNFENLVLSYEFKADLNKYLGALGPQAKVHSLADVIAFNDAHFAEEMPYFAQEEMVKAQARGGLETEEYRKALVECRRLTRTEGIDALLQKNKLDALIGITGTPAWPTDWVNGDAFGFSNSSLAAVAGYPHITLPMGYVFGLPAGVSFIGTAWSEPTLIKAAYAYEQATKHRKAPQYLTTVSYS from the coding sequence ATGAGCAATCGTAGAGACTTTCTGAAAATGGGCGCGGGCGTAGCTGCCGCAGCCACCATGGCGACATCAGCATTCGGCCCATCTCAAGGAAATGCGCCGGGGCGCGAGTTGGAAGAGATCACCGTCGCCGAGTTGCAGGAGGGTTTGCGGTCAGGCAAGTGGACGTCGGTCTCACTCACGCAGTCTTACCTGGAGCGCGTTCACGCGCTCGACAGCAGCGGGCCGAAGCTGAATTCCGTCATCGAGATCAATCCCGACGCCGAGCAAATCGCGGCACACGCCGACGCCGACCGCAAAGGAGGGAAGGTGCACTCCGCTCTGCATGGCATCCCGGTGCTGATCAAAGACAACATCGCCACCGCCGACAAGATGCAGACCACGGCCGGATCGCTCGCGATGGTCGGCGCAGGTGCCCCCGGCAACAAGGATGCTTTTGTGGCGGCACAGCTTCGTCGCGCCGGCGCCGTGTTGCTGGGGAAGACGAACCTCAGCGAATGGGCGAACCTTCGCTCGTCGCATTCAACCAGCGGATGGAGCGGCCGTGGCGGCCAGACGCACTGTCCGTACGCGCTCGATCGCAATCCCTCGGGGTCGAGTTCCGGTTCTGGCGCGGCTGTAAGCGCAAGTCTCTGTGCGGTCGCGATCGGCACCGAGACAGATGGCTCGGTCGTCTCGCCCTCGTGCTCGAATGGACTGGTTGGCATCAAGCCCACGGTCGGCCTGGTCAGCCGGTCTCGCATCATCCCTATCTCGCATACGCAAGACACTGCCGGCCCCATGGCACGCTGCGTTGGAGACGCCGCGGCATTGCTCACGTTAATGGCCGGTGCAGATCCAGAGGATGAAGCGACCAAAGCGTCCGAAGGACATATCGCTCCTGACTACACCAAGTTTCTCGATGCGAACGGCCTGCGCGGCATGCGCTTGGGTGTGGTCGCGAAGTTCACGAATATCGCGCCGCCGGTAGACAAACTCTTCCGCGATGCGGTGACGGCCTTGAAAACTGCCGGCGCCGAAGTCGTTGAAGCCCTCGAGTTAGAGAGTTGGGGCAAGTGGGACAACTTCGAAAATCTCGTGCTGTCGTACGAATTCAAAGCCGACCTCAACAAGTATCTCGGCGCGCTTGGTCCGCAGGCGAAAGTGCACTCCTTAGCCGACGTGATCGCCTTCAACGACGCGCACTTCGCGGAGGAAATGCCGTACTTTGCGCAAGAAGAAATGGTGAAAGCTCAGGCACGTGGCGGGCTGGAGACCGAGGAGTATCGCAAGGCGCTCGTCGAGTGCCGACGCCTCACGCGCACTGAAGGGATCGACGCGCTGCTGCAGAAGAACAAGCTCGACGCCCTGATCGGCATCACCGGCACTCCAGCGTGGCCGACCGATTGGGTCAATGGCGATGCATTCGGCTTCAGCAATTCAAGCCTGGCCGCGGTGGCCGGCTACCCGCACATCACTTTGCCGATGGGTTACGTTTTCGGCCTGCCTGCTGGAGTTTCATTCATCGGGACGGCATGGAGCGAGCCGACGCTGATCAAAGCCGCGTACGCCTACGAGCAAGCAACGAAGCATCGGAAAGCGCCGCAGTATCTCACGACGGTGAGCTACAGCTAG
- a CDS encoding NCS2 family permease yields the protein MNGIARYFQFEQRNATLGREVIAGLTTFTTMSYIVVVNPAILSAAGIPAGPSFVATVLAAVFGCFLMGLYANRPFAIAPYMGENAFIAFTVCKMLGYKWETALAAIFIAGVAFILLTVFKLRQWIVEGVPTSLRYSFAVGIGFFLTFIGLNQTGLVVLGVDGAPVKAGHLTSHLVLLAIFGFVLISILVIRKFPGAILVGILVTAVVAFATKIVAPPQHIVSLPPSVMPIVWKLDFRGALSWGAFPIVLTIFIMAFVDTMGTLIGLSARAGFLDKDGNLPQIERPMLVDALTTCFSPAIGTTTSGAFVESATGIEAGGRTGFTVLVTGACFLLTLFFAPFVGAIPPQAYGPALIIVGLFMLSPITHIDFNDFTESIPAFATVMLMSFTFNIAIGISAGFVLYPICKLVSGRIRELKPGLWVLSALSLLFFVFYPYS from the coding sequence ATGAATGGGATCGCGCGCTACTTCCAGTTTGAGCAACGCAACGCCACTCTCGGCCGCGAAGTCATTGCCGGCCTGACGACCTTCACCACCATGAGTTACATCGTGGTCGTGAATCCTGCGATCCTTTCGGCGGCGGGCATTCCTGCCGGGCCATCATTTGTCGCCACAGTTCTCGCTGCGGTCTTTGGCTGCTTCCTCATGGGTCTCTACGCCAATCGTCCGTTCGCGATTGCGCCTTACATGGGCGAGAACGCCTTCATTGCCTTCACCGTTTGCAAAATGCTCGGATACAAGTGGGAAACCGCGCTGGCCGCGATCTTTATCGCCGGCGTGGCGTTTATTCTTCTCACGGTGTTCAAGCTGCGGCAGTGGATCGTGGAAGGCGTTCCGACTTCCCTGCGCTACAGCTTTGCGGTTGGGATCGGATTCTTCCTGACGTTTATTGGGCTCAACCAGACAGGGCTTGTTGTTCTTGGCGTGGATGGAGCACCGGTAAAAGCCGGACATCTGACGTCCCACCTTGTACTGCTCGCGATCTTCGGCTTCGTACTAATTTCTATCCTTGTCATTCGAAAATTTCCCGGCGCGATCCTCGTCGGAATCCTGGTGACGGCGGTGGTCGCGTTTGCGACAAAAATCGTTGCACCCCCACAGCACATCGTGTCGCTTCCGCCAAGCGTAATGCCAATAGTGTGGAAGCTCGATTTCCGCGGGGCTCTGAGCTGGGGAGCGTTTCCGATCGTGCTTACGATCTTCATCATGGCCTTCGTGGACACCATGGGCACCCTCATTGGTCTTTCCGCGCGCGCCGGCTTCCTCGACAAAGACGGCAACCTGCCGCAGATCGAGCGACCAATGCTTGTGGATGCGCTTACCACGTGTTTCTCCCCTGCAATTGGCACCACGACCTCAGGCGCCTTCGTTGAATCCGCGACGGGCATAGAGGCGGGCGGGCGCACCGGCTTTACGGTCCTCGTCACCGGCGCATGTTTCCTGCTGACGTTGTTCTTCGCGCCATTCGTGGGTGCCATTCCACCGCAAGCTTACGGGCCCGCTCTCATCATCGTCGGCCTATTCATGCTCTCGCCCATCACGCACATCGACTTCAACGACTTCACGGAGTCCATCCCGGCATTTGCCACGGTGATGTTGATGTCGTTCACGTTCAACATTGCCATCGGAATTTCCGCCGGCTTCGTTCTCTATCCCATCTGCAAACTTGTGTCGGGACGCATTCGCGAACTGAAGCCAGGACTGTGGGTGTTGTCGGCACTCTCGCTCCTGTTCTTTGTTTTCTACCCGTATTCGTGA
- a CDS encoding tetratricopeptide repeat protein, which yields MSTTQTDSSGSAAMTITRAGTYQIEVSGPGIETTDSEQFPIVRADRNHNEVIRVALKGQKVEGKPTAGGVAPASGFTVPKDASKEFDAGVSSMHASDWKKAQEHFQSAIDKYPNFDAAWDNLGMARQNGGDAAGAKAAYQKALGLNDHNADAQRNLARVFEAEGNWPGAEELLVKSLGIEPNNAGSLTLLSIAQLKQNKIDEAIASAGRVHALEHKSYATAHLVLAQAYEMKGRTKDAISEYQLFLSEEPNGPRSEAAKKKMAKLQAAG from the coding sequence GTGTCTACCACCCAGACCGACTCATCGGGCTCCGCTGCGATGACTATTACCCGGGCGGGAACATATCAGATCGAGGTTTCTGGCCCGGGGATCGAGACCACAGATTCCGAACAGTTTCCGATCGTCCGAGCAGACAGGAACCACAACGAAGTCATTCGGGTTGCACTCAAAGGGCAAAAGGTCGAAGGGAAACCCACCGCTGGCGGGGTGGCACCCGCAAGCGGGTTCACTGTCCCTAAAGATGCGAGCAAGGAATTCGATGCCGGCGTCTCAAGCATGCACGCCAGCGACTGGAAGAAAGCCCAAGAGCATTTTCAGAGCGCGATTGATAAGTATCCGAATTTCGACGCAGCCTGGGACAACTTAGGCATGGCGCGTCAAAATGGCGGTGACGCCGCCGGCGCCAAGGCTGCATACCAGAAGGCCCTGGGACTGAACGACCACAACGCCGACGCGCAACGCAATCTTGCGCGAGTTTTTGAGGCCGAGGGGAATTGGCCTGGCGCGGAAGAACTGCTCGTCAAATCGCTCGGGATTGAGCCGAATAATGCCGGATCGCTGACTCTACTTTCCATCGCGCAGTTAAAGCAAAACAAGATAGACGAAGCGATTGCCAGCGCCGGCCGTGTCCACGCCCTCGAACACAAGTCTTACGCGACGGCGCATCTCGTCCTTGCCCAGGCCTACGAGATGAAAGGCCGCACGAAAGATGCAATCTCGGAGTACCAATTGTTTTTGAGTGAAGAGCCGAATGGTCCGCGGTCGGAGGCGGCGAAGAAGAAGATGGCCAAGCTTCAGGCGGCTGGCTAG